GGCTCGTCCACACTTACCTCTGCTCCACATTTCTAAGGACAGGTTCCGGCTTTCTGGGTCTGTATCCCAGCTCTTTGTTTAATTTTTGGCCTGCCGCTTTCTCCTTGAAaaactgtttaccactgaattggagcaaacagcaatccacagaaaacccaaaatGTCATTGCTCTAATTCAGCGATAAAgattgggttttcctggggaaagttacagaaacaaaaacaaaaagtgctCGGACACAGACCAAGAAagcttggacctgtgcctagaaagcatggggcaaaaggtaagCCCTAAATCTCACTATTTTCCATACTGAAAGAAGAGGAAGCAGTGAAGAGGTTAGTAGGATGGATTCTATAAAGTTCTCAGAAATGTAATGTTTCCACATTAATTTGATGGGGGCTGTTTTACAACCCCTTGCATACATCTGCAGCAGAAAAGGCATAGGCAAGCTTTTAAAATTGTGTGCCTGCTTTTTTAATTGATCCTGAGATATCCTTGAGTGTTAAGgtggtgtagtgtagtggttaagtacagtatggagagccagtgtggtgtacgggttaagagcggtggactcgtaatctggtgaaccgggttcacgtccccgctcctccacatgcagctgctgggtgaccttgggctagtcacacttctctgaagtctctcagccccactcacctcacagagtgtttgctgtgggggaggaagggaaaggagaatgctaaccgctttgagactccttcgggtagtgataaagcgggatatcaaatccaaactcttcttcttctcttaagCTGCTATTGGGACAAAAATGGGATGGGAGGATTTTACTCATGTAACTTTAGGATAGGGAGAACTCTGTTATTGTTACATTAATTTCAAATTGAAgcctttttgtgttttgttttctggaaCCTGTCCTGAAGCTTTATTGAATAGCATAATGAAAATCAGTATCAGTAAATGCCACTTGGGGGAGTTAAATAATAGGGAGGGTGGGACAGGGTAACTTCAGTGATAACTGTGCCATTTAAAGAACACTGTCTTGTTTACCAGTTTGACGGGGGCTAATTACCCTTCAGCattctttcctcccttttcttATACTCACAACCAAGGtgatttaaaagagaaagatTCTTATCCCACCCTAAGTCTGAGCTGAATTGGTGATTCAAAATATAGAACCAGAAGGTGGTGATTATTGTGCATTAGTCAGCACTGAATGTTTTGTGGTGGAGCATTGAGGCGAGGCTTCCTTCTTTATCTGAGTTTCCAGAAATAAAACAACATCATCCCAGAACTCTTCTTTACTTGATCCCCATCCCagtacacacacaccctccccatgtAAAATGTTCTTAGTAACCTTATCACTGCCAAGCAGtgggaaaatgtttttaaaagggaaaaaagagcttGTAAGCCCTTCGGCAAtgccataaaagaaaagaaaaaaacaaggaaTGAGCAGATCAGGATTAGAAAGGTCTGTAGACATGCAATCTAATCTGCATGTCTATGTTCCCATCCAGCCCATCAAATGTAGACCATGGAGTTTTGTCCCAAATTCTGGAACCGACCAAAATCCTCCCCCATCCTTACCTGTCACCCTGAAAATATTATTctactccacctcccatcagctacAGCCAGCATGACTTATGCTCAAGGATTatgagagatgtagtccaaaagcatctcGTAGCCTCCATTCCtgctctccatccctgctttatgtGATGCTAGTTATTAtgagtaaaaaagaaaaatctcttcCATGTGGCTTCTCACTACTAGCAAAATGGCCAAAACATACAGGCATGCATTACATAcaccacctttccatagttaaaaccatgctcaatgtggcttacagcatggggggggggggaatcataattacaaacataacaaagtaGTCTTGAACAGTAAATAAAACGTTTAAAAGTGCACAACTAAAATatgcaatttccacataaatcattagaatatctaaaataaaaatacaaaaattaatatgagtaacagcaacaacccctccAACCCCTACTAAACAATATCCCAGTCCAAGAGTCtcctcagcagcctcagcttttgtaactGGGGTCAAACAAAACAAGGAGGCCAAGTATTTACTGCTTAGATACACATCCCTGGAACACAGTCAGAGCACTGACACGGCAACAAATTAGCATAACATGTAACTATTAGATAGGTTGGTATTATTCAGCTTTATTTACTTGCTTTATTCAATTATCATCTTTGCTCTCCAGGTTCTTGATGCTGAAAAGATGGACAAGCAGAATAATCACAGCAGGGTGACAGAATTCATCTTGCTGGGATTCACTGATGACCCAAAGGTGCAGATTGCCCTCTTCTTGCTCTTTCTAGCCATCTATGTTATCACTGTGGCTGGAAGCCTCAGCCTGATTGTGCTGATCAGGACTTACTCCCACCTGCAcactcccatgtacttcttcctctgCCACTTATCATTCACAGACCTCTGCTATACCTCTGCTATAGCCCCCAAGATGCTGGTGAGCTACTTGGTGGGTGATAAAACCATCTCTTATGCTGGCTGCGCTGCTCAGCTGTGCTCATTTGCTGCCTTTGTGAGTACCGAGTGTTTCCTTTTGGCTGTGATGGCATTTGACCGCTACATGGCTATTTGTAACCCACTTCTGTACTCTGCTGTCATGTCCCAAAGAGTGTGCAGCTGCCTGGTTGTAGGGTCGTATGCAGCTGGTTTTGCCAACTCAGCGCTGCAGACAGTATGTATATTCAGATTATCCTACTGTGGACACAACATCATCAAACATTTCTTCTGCGATATCCCTAAACTTCTGAAGCTTTCCTGCTCTGAAACCTTCCTTTCAGAGTCACTGTCAGTCTTTGCATCTGGAGCAGTTGCTATGACCTCTCTTTCAGCCATTATTATCTCCTACTTCTGCATTTTATCTGCCATCCTGAAAATACACTCTATCAAGGGCAGACACAAGGCCTTCTCCACTTGTGCTTCTCACTTGACCTCAGTGGCTCTGCTTTATGGAACGGGGACCTTTATGTATATACATCCCAACTTGAAATCTGGACTAGATGGTAATATGGTGGTTTCTGTAGTTTACACATTAGTGATACCCATGCTCAACCCCCTAATCTATAGTTTGAGAAACAAAGAGGTGAAAGAGGCCATTAGAAAAGCCACAACAAAAATGAAAGAACATCCCCCTTCCAAAAGCATTGAGGGAAATGATGGTAACCAATGTCGCACCCCAAGACTGAACAATTTAAACCAAGGTAAGATTACATAGATGCATTACACTGTTCCAGACCATTGGTTCAACTTGCTCGCTATTCTCTACTTTAACTGGtgatagctctccagggtttcaaacatagctctccctgccctacctggagacactgaacctgggaccttctgcatgcaaagcagatcctctactattgactaataataataataataataataataattttacttataccccatccatccagctgggttgcccccgccactctgggcggcttccaacacacgtaaaaatcaaaatcaaaatcaaatattAATAGATTCagttaggtagccgtgttggtctgacacagtcgaaatatatataaaaataaaaaattgtccagtagcaccttagagaccaactaagtttgttcttggtatcatgcacacgaaagctaataccaagaacaaacttaattggtctctaaggtgctactggacaattttttatttttatatatattcaaacattaatagtaacaatctgatccaatataaaaagttgcagtaactttaaaataaaccatTTTCAATAATCCAGTAGTATTACAGTTCTTCCCTCAACTACATAGTTGTGTTACATGAACAAAGAAAGTTAGACCCCTTTCCTTAGTCTGACCCCATCTGGGATGCTAGTATCTTTATGCATATCTTCTCAATAATGGCGACCTTATCCTTAAACTGAGTTACAATGAATCAGTTATGACCACCTTCTACAACGTGATAATCACTTTAAGGAAGTCAGAGATTTCTGTGTCACAGTGTTATTTCATTGTGATTCCTTCGATCAACGTTGTTGCTCAAGATCCTATCCATTCTCTTTCACTAGCTACTGAACATTTCTCAATATGTCACATTCTTTTTTCAGACACAACACCCAACTTTCCCTTGTTTTCAGAGGGAACTGTGGGTCACGGGGCCTCGGCATGCAATTCCACAAGACCTCACCATCACCAGAAGCTGCCACAGTTGCACAACTGTGGCAATGGTGGGATGGGCGAAGTGTCCGCATGGGTGCTGCCTCATGGGATCCTGCTGCCCAAGGTGGCTGCTTCAGCCCACCTTATGGGTGGACCAGCCCTAGCATTGGTCatactgggtggggctgatggggactggagtgcaaaaacagctggcgaggcacaggttctccatccgtGCCATAAATGACACAGATGTCAAGGTTCTGAGACATACATTCATGTGTAACATATCGTTCGATCCAAATATAAGGTAAGAGAATATAATAAACTGGAAACCCCAAGGGAGTGGAGAAAAGTAAACTATGGTGCCCTGTGCATTCATTTTAATTGCTGTGTGCCTTTAATTGAGTATTGAGGCGTTCAAGGCATAAAGTACTCAAGAGATTATCTAAAGCAGATATTATAAATACCCCATTCTATTAATTCTACCCTACCTGGTTTTTCTGCTGTAACTTGCATTACTTAGATCAGGTGGGTCTTGGGTAATAACTTTGTGACAGCCAGTGATTAGGAATTAAAGGTTCCTGCTGTTCTTCTCTGTCATCAACAGTAATTAACTCTGTGTTTACTTCCATCTTTTGCAAATTATGAAAAATATTTCAACAGAAGTACTATGTCTGTTTGGTGAGCTGGATATATGAGGAGCTTTTGTATGGGGTAAATGTACACAGTTGGAGTAATTTAACAGTAGTGTTAATACTAGGGTGATATATTATGTAGTTTTGCATTTCAAAGCTCTAGAACCTAAGCTGGAGTAAGATCCATGGTAGACAATGTATTTACTATGCGTGTGTTTCCAGGACCATGGGAAGAAGGTGAGTTGGCCTTTTCTCTAGGCACTATTTTCCCGTGGAAATCCTCTCCAATCTGCTAGTATTTACCCCCAAAGATGCCATTTGACTCCCACTGATATTATCCACATTTTCCATGAGAAATAAAAAGTTTATTGCAGATCCAGCCACAGCACCCCCCAACCCCGTTGGACAAAGACATTGAGCACAGATATTTGGAACAAACTTGACACGACAACCTTCTGGGATTGGAAAGGCGGCCACACCTTTACTGAGTACAGATATAGGTAGACTTTGGCTCAGGCATCGGATCGATTATCAACCTCTGGGTGGAAGGCTGAAGTTTGAAGGGGCTTTTACTATGTTTGCAGCTTATTTCTCACGGCAAATGAGAAAATTCATAGAGATATTTCCCTTTGAAGTCAGTAAACTCAGTATTCACAACAGTTTGCAGCTTAAAGAAATTCAAGTGGTCCAAATTGCATTGCAGTCTTTTTATAGTAATTGCTTTACAATCAATTTATAAAGCACCACGCACACTCAAAacccagcttttttaaaaagaaaaagaaaaaagcaggctTCCAAAACACCTGAGCAAGAAAAAGATaagcaaaagaaaagggagatAATGCAAGACCTATCAGAGAGGGGAGGatagtaaaaataaaatgaaagtagatgaaaataaaatttgaaatggAAGAGGGTTTTTTCCACTGGCACTAGATCAAATGTATTTTTCCAGAATTAGAATATGCACAACAGCTTGATTATTGATCCACATTTGTCATTATTATGACAACATTGAAAAAGTCCCACCATCACTTTCAGAGTAACAGTGCTATGTAGAACTCTTCTGCAGCTCTGCAGTAATAAGAAAGATAATGCAAAGTGGAACCAGACTCCCTCCCAGCTCACACTGCTTCTAATGTTATCCTTCTAACTAAAGATTTTAAAAGAGTACTTTTCCCATTTAGAGTTGCTGAAAAGCAAGCACAGAGATCAACTCTTTGATCCATTGCACAGTGACAACAGAAATTTAGCCATGATGTCCATTTCACATCCTTTTCTATCCTGTATGTTTGAAATGTACTTTTGAATTTGGAAGCTGTTTAGCTCCAGTTGATCAAATTTGCAATTTGTGCTGCAAATAAATCTTCAAGTCTAGCTATTTTCTTCCTTTCAAGTTTCCATTTTTACCTCTCCCTGGCAGGTGAAAAGACCTAGGATAAATGACCGCAAAAAATCAAACCCAAGTGACTGTGTTCATATTCTCAGGATTCACAGATCATCCAGAATTGAAAGCTATCCTCTTTATCACATTCCTGGCGATTTACACCATCACTCTGGGTGCAAATCTAGGGATGATCATCTTGATCAGGATGGATCAACAGCTACAAACCCCAATGTACTTCTTTCTCAGTCACTTGGCTTTCCTGGATGCCAGCTACTCTTCCGCAGTTACTCCAAAAGCCATATGGGACCTTTTAGCTGAAAGGAAAACCATTTCCTTTGCTGGGTGTGCAGCACAGTTTTACATGTTTGATGGTCTGGTGATGACTGAATTCTTCCTACTGTCTGTGATGGCATATGATCGCTATGTGGCCATCTGCAACCCATTGCTTTATAACGTAGTTATGTCTAAGAAGTTCTGCACTGCGGCAGTGGCCAGTGTATATATCTATGGCTTTGCGAGCTCAGTGGTTCAAACAGCCTTGACTTTTCAGCTGTCCTTCTGCAGATCAAATGTGATCAATCATTTCTACTGCAATGACCCACCGCTTCTCGCTTTGTCCTGCTCTGACACTCGACCGAAGGAAATCCAGCTTTTAGCTCTATCTGCTATCAACTTATGCAGTTCCCTCTCAGCAATCATCGTCTCCTATGTCTACATTCTGTCTGCCATCTTTGGGAAACACTCTGCAGGTGGGAGTCAAAGAGGCTTCTCCACATGCGCCTCACACATGACAGCTGTTATCATTTTCTATGGCACCCTCTTCTTCATGTATCTTCAACCCAGCTCGGCTCATTCTCTGAACTATGACAAAGTGGTGTCAGTTTTTTATGCTGTTGTTATCCCTATGCTGAACCCTCTGATCTACAGCTTGAGGAACAAAGAAGTGAAGGGGGCCTTGAAGAGAGTGATGGGAagaaattgtttttattgtatggtttaaaTAAAGTGCAGCCCTGGTCCTGCGTTTAAAAAATAGTAGTATTGCAGTtgaccaactctacaattttatgattctgtgaccctGAAATAAATGCTACACTGATTACCATTTCAGAGCTGTGTTTAGTGATAAAAACCTTCCCATAGGGAGCCCatggggtgccctccagatcccATCAACCAATGCTCAGGGGTGATATAAACCACAACTTtgagagggcaccatgttggcttcccTTGGAAGGGAATTGTCAAGGCTACGGGAAAGCTATTTCTCCCCCAGTTGTAGCAAGAGCAGGGAAAACAAGGTAAAGTCCTGTTTAATGAGTTTTATTCAATACTAATAGCGAGAGACAAAAGAATGCAACAAGTCTTaacaatggcattgctccaaactgggctcctcctccctcctttctaGCAATAGCACCTTCCCTTACAGTGGCCACTTGTGGCCAAATGTCTCTGATTCTGTTGTTCCTGCACTCTTAATGAACGAAGCATTCTGGGAAAAGGATGACCATCTGTACTGCCTCCACCACCCACAAGTGGTTATCTATTGGATTTTCTGGTGAAAGGCAGCTGTCACCTTTGGAGTGGCAGGATGGCCAGCCAACTGGTCATTCAAGCCCCTATAGGATGTACCTTGGATAGAGATGAGTGACTCTGCCAATTTAAGTTTCTCATATTTCCAGTTGTCCACATTTCTATATCAGTTTGTATTTTTtatagtcctcatgaaaattctgcaGCATTCTAGTTTGAATTTCCCCATATCTGATTTACacatatttgaaaagcaattttctCTCATGGATTTTTGTATGATGTTTTCAGTAATGGTGCATTTGTAGGCATACTTTCCCCTaatctatgcatttttgtacacatcacttaactgcactgcaaaattcagagaaatgcaaattttgagaCATCAGTGTGtttcattgtttcagaaagtgcaaattagatggGTCCgcctttgaatgcaaactgaattgtatTTCTCCCCCATCACTAGTCATGGAGATGATTTCTCCCCTCTATTTACTAGCCAAGGGTGTTCCATAAGAGGCTCCACATACTGTGCTGACCTGCTCAAATTTCCTGCTGGACAAGAGGGCTTCAGGTGCCAAACCACTGAAGTCAGCAATGTCTATcacatcaaatatttaaagggttgtcacatggaagatggagcaagcttgttttatccTAACAAGGGCTCTCTctcctctatctctctctctcccccccccaacccttacCCACTCCTCAGAGAAGAAGTGGGGGGTCTGGTAGGGAACATGGTTCCAAGTTAttagtgtgtcccccccccccgaaaaaaagaaTAAACAACAAAAGTGCTGGACAATTCTCTGAGAaagcaaaatacacacacacacacactgaggcaAGCAAGGGGAGAACAACAGAACAACAATAAATTATCCAAATTACCGGTAGTACCTAAAAGGTTAAAAGGGAAACAATCTCA
The Podarcis muralis chromosome 1, rPodMur119.hap1.1, whole genome shotgun sequence DNA segment above includes these coding regions:
- the LOC114584360 gene encoding olfactory receptor 5G9-like, which encodes MDKQNNHSRVTEFILLGFTDDPKVQIALFLLFLAIYVITVAGSLSLIVLIRTYSHLHTPMYFFLCHLSFTDLCYTSAIAPKMLVSYLVGDKTISYAGCAAQLCSFAAFVSTECFLLAVMAFDRYMAICNPLLYSAVMSQRVCSCLVVGSYAAGFANSALQTVCIFRLSYCGHNIIKHFFCDIPKLLKLSCSETFLSESLSVFASGAVAMTSLSAIIISYFCILSAILKIHSIKGRHKAFSTCASHLTSVALLYGTGTFMYIHPNLKSGLDGNMVVSVVYTLVIPMLNPLIYSLRNKEVKEAIRKATTKMKEHPPSKSIEGNDGNQCRTPRLNNLNQGKIT
- the LOC144328725 gene encoding olfactory receptor 8U9-like → MTAKNQTQVTVFIFSGFTDHPELKAILFITFLAIYTITLGANLGMIILIRMDQQLQTPMYFFLSHLAFLDASYSSAVTPKAIWDLLAERKTISFAGCAAQFYMFDGLVMTEFFLLSVMAYDRYVAICNPLLYNVVMSKKFCTAAVASVYIYGFASSVVQTALTFQLSFCRSNVINHFYCNDPPLLALSCSDTRPKEIQLLALSAINLCSSLSAIIVSYVYILSAIFGKHSAGGSQRGFSTCASHMTAVIIFYGTLFFMYLQPSSAHSLNYDKVVSVFYAVVIPMLNPLIYSLRNKEVKGALKRVMGRNCFYCMV